The proteins below come from a single Miscanthus floridulus cultivar M001 chromosome 1, ASM1932011v1, whole genome shotgun sequence genomic window:
- the LOC136475400 gene encoding peroxisomal membrane protein 13-like — protein sequence MPPRPWQQQGYENSYGGYVSSMYSSYGGYSGPYGNNMYSGYGGGSGSMYRGSGMYGGSMYGGGMGGPYGGYGMGVNPYNQGPNSFGPPAPPPGSWVSFLFLRVMHGVVNFCGRVSFLISQNTQAFHMFITALLQLCDRAGMLYGELARFVLRLLGIKTKPKKGGVKGAGAPSSEGRGQQFVEAPKANSSWDSVWTENGKGK from the exons ATGCCCCCAAGGCCTTGGCAGCAGCAAGGCTATGAAAATTCTTATGGGG GTTATGTCTCCAGTATGTATAGCTCTTATGGCGGATATAGTGGACCCTATGGAAATAACATGTATTCAGGTTATGGAGGAGGTTCTGGCAGTATGTATAGAGGTTCTGGAATGTATGGTGGATCAATGTATGGCGGTGGAATGGGAGGACCCTATGGTGGTTATGGTATGGGCGTGAATCCTTATAATCAGGGACCGAATTCATTTGGGCCCCCTGCACCACCCCCTGGTTCCTGGGTGTCCTTCCTATTCCTACGAGTG ATGCATGGTGTTGTAAATTTCTGTGGGAGGGTTAGCTTCCTTATTAGCCAGAACACTCAGGCATTTCACATGTTCATCACTGCACTTTTGCAG TTATGTGATCGGGCTGGAATGCTTTATGGTGAGCTTGCAAGATTTGTTCTACGTTTGCTCGGGATCAAAACAAAACCAAAGAAGGGTGGTGTTAAGGGCGCAGGAGCTCCATCATCAGAGGGACGAGGCCAGCAGTTTGTTGAGGCACCGAAAGCTAACTCCTCGTGGGACAGCGTCTGGACTGAGAATGGCAAGGGGAAGTAA